Proteins from a genomic interval of Providencia stuartii:
- a CDS encoding oxidoreductase: MSAPIKVGIIGYGYASKTFHAPFIATLPGYELTAISSSQPDKVTTDWPNVTVVSSPEQLLANPEIELVIIPTPNDTHYPLASQALAAGKHVVVDKPFTVTVEEAEALQQQAQKAEKILSVYHNRRWDAGFLTLKQLFADGCLGDIKYYESHFDRYRPVTRQRWRESAVAGGGIWYDLGPHLLDQALQFFGKPTSIHADLAMIRPNAEAVDYFHVLLNYADKKVILHATTVAAAESPLYVVHGMKGSYVKYGLDSQEDKLKSGALPNDENWGVDERNGVVTLSQGDELISKEWVNKKGHYGGYYLKIFDAIRHGAENPVQPQEAIEIMKLIEAGIISAKEKRTVDIDF, translated from the coding sequence ATGTCTGCACCAATTAAAGTGGGTATTATTGGTTATGGTTATGCAAGTAAAACATTTCATGCACCTTTTATTGCCACTTTGCCAGGTTATGAGCTGACAGCAATTTCAAGCAGTCAGCCAGATAAAGTGACGACAGATTGGCCGAATGTTACGGTAGTCTCCTCTCCAGAACAGTTACTTGCAAATCCTGAAATAGAATTAGTTATTATTCCAACACCGAACGATACTCATTATCCGCTGGCGAGCCAAGCACTAGCGGCAGGTAAACATGTTGTTGTGGATAAACCTTTTACTGTTACTGTTGAAGAAGCCGAAGCGCTACAACAACAGGCCCAAAAAGCAGAAAAAATACTTTCTGTGTACCATAATCGTCGTTGGGATGCGGGCTTTTTGACGTTAAAACAGCTCTTTGCTGACGGTTGCTTAGGTGACATTAAATATTATGAATCTCATTTTGACCGCTATCGTCCAGTGACACGCCAAAGATGGCGTGAATCGGCTGTTGCCGGCGGTGGAATTTGGTATGATTTAGGCCCGCATTTATTAGATCAAGCCTTACAATTTTTTGGTAAGCCTACCAGTATTCATGCAGATTTAGCGATGATCCGCCCTAATGCAGAAGCCGTCGATTATTTCCATGTATTGCTTAATTACGCAGATAAAAAAGTGATTCTTCATGCTACCACCGTGGCTGCGGCGGAATCTCCGCTTTATGTCGTCCATGGCATGAAAGGCAGTTATGTTAAATATGGTCTTGATTCCCAAGAAGATAAACTAAAAAGTGGGGCGTTACCCAACGATGAAAATTGGGGGGTTGATGAACGTAACGGAGTTGTGACGCTGTCACAAGGCGATGAATTGATTTCTAAAGAGTGGGTGAACAAAAAAGGTCATTACGGTGGTTATTACCTTAAGATTTTCGACGCAATCCGTCATGGCGCCGAAAACCCAGTACAACCCCAAGAAGCGATTGAAATCATGAAGCTGATTGAAGCCGGTATCATTTCAGCCAAAGAAAAACGTACTGTAGATATTGATTTCTAA
- a CDS encoding bile acid:sodium symporter family protein codes for MNLLAKLKIDPFLLIMICVVVIASLFPCEGEIKIGFQYLTTAAIALLFFMHGAKLSRESIMAGIGHWRLHLLVFSSTFILFPIIGLGLHFMVPTWMSPTVYMGFLYLCALPATVQSAIAFTSVAGGNVAAAICSASASSILGVFLSPILVGFLMDEDGSQAMDTLNAIGAILLQLMLPFVVGHLSRPLLANWINRNRKLINITDRSSILLVVYVAFSEAVVEGIWQRIDAYSLFMIAVISCLILFIVMVLNTLAARLFKFSKEDEITIVFCGSKKSLANGVPMANVLFPASVVGVILLPLMIFHQIQLMVCAVLAQRYAKRLAK; via the coding sequence ATGAATTTGTTAGCAAAACTTAAAATTGATCCTTTCTTGCTTATCATGATTTGTGTTGTGGTAATTGCTAGCCTATTTCCTTGTGAGGGGGAGATTAAAATCGGCTTTCAATACTTAACGACAGCAGCAATTGCACTGTTATTTTTTATGCATGGCGCAAAGCTGTCTCGCGAATCTATCATGGCCGGAATTGGACACTGGCGACTGCATTTATTGGTTTTTTCTAGCACATTTATTTTATTTCCTATTATTGGTTTAGGGTTGCATTTCATGGTGCCAACTTGGATGTCACCAACCGTGTACATGGGCTTCCTTTACCTTTGCGCGTTACCTGCAACGGTACAATCGGCAATTGCATTTACTTCTGTTGCAGGCGGGAATGTTGCCGCGGCAATTTGTAGTGCTTCAGCATCGAGCATTTTGGGAGTCTTTTTATCGCCGATCTTAGTGGGCTTCTTAATGGATGAAGATGGCAGCCAAGCGATGGATACACTGAATGCAATTGGTGCTATTTTATTACAGCTAATGTTGCCGTTTGTCGTAGGGCACCTTTCTAGGCCGTTATTAGCGAATTGGATTAACCGGAATCGCAAACTAATTAATATTACCGACCGTTCATCAATATTATTGGTTGTTTATGTTGCATTCAGTGAAGCGGTCGTTGAAGGGATATGGCAGCGTATTGATGCCTATTCACTCTTTATGATCGCTGTAATCAGTTGCCTTATTTTATTTATTGTTATGGTGCTCAATACATTAGCGGCTCGCCTATTTAAATTTAGCAAAGAAGATGAAATAACGATTGTATTTTGTGGCTCTAAAAAAAGTCTTGCTAATGGTGTTCCAATGGCGAATGTTCTTTTCCCAGCCTCAGTCGTTGGAGTGATACTATTGCCATTAATGATATTCCATCAAATACAGTTGATGGTTTGCGCTGTTCTTGCTCAACGCTATGCAAAGCGCTTAGCTAAATAA
- the add gene encoding adenosine deaminase has protein sequence MINRQLPLTDIHRHLDGNIRPETILSLAQQHNIALPAYELETLRPHVQIMTQEADLVGFLQKLDWGVAVLADLDACKRVAQENVEDAYNAGIDYAELRFSPYYMAMQHKLPIEGVVEAVIDGIMAGCKQYDIKINLIGILSRTFGPEACSQELAGLLAHRDKLCALDLAGDELGFPGSLFNTHFTRARDAGLQITVHAGEAAGAESIWHAIKQLGAQRIGHGVKANEDPELIEYLASHKIGIESCLTSNIQTSTVSSLSAHPLKMFLNHGVLASINTDDPAVEGIELDHEYNIAAPMAGLTQAEIEQAQINGLTMSFLSESEKQQLRQKAALR, from the coding sequence GTGATTAACAGACAACTGCCATTAACGGATATCCACCGCCATTTAGATGGTAATATCCGCCCTGAAACGATTCTTTCTCTCGCTCAACAGCATAATATCGCGTTGCCTGCCTATGAGCTAGAAACTCTACGCCCTCACGTACAAATCATGACGCAAGAAGCTGATTTAGTCGGATTTTTACAAAAATTAGATTGGGGAGTCGCTGTGTTAGCAGATTTAGATGCCTGCAAACGAGTGGCTCAAGAAAATGTTGAAGATGCTTATAATGCAGGCATTGACTACGCTGAACTACGTTTTTCTCCCTACTATATGGCAATGCAACACAAATTACCCATTGAAGGTGTCGTTGAAGCCGTGATTGATGGGATAATGGCGGGTTGTAAGCAGTATGATATCAAGATCAATTTAATTGGTATTTTGAGCCGGACTTTCGGACCAGAAGCTTGTTCTCAAGAATTAGCGGGTCTTCTCGCTCATCGTGATAAGCTTTGTGCGCTAGATCTTGCTGGTGACGAACTTGGTTTTCCTGGCTCCCTATTTAATACCCACTTTACCCGAGCTCGTGATGCCGGTTTGCAAATAACGGTTCATGCGGGAGAAGCGGCAGGTGCAGAGAGTATTTGGCATGCGATTAAACAGTTAGGTGCGCAAAGAATCGGTCATGGCGTTAAAGCAAATGAAGACCCAGAACTCATTGAGTACTTAGCCTCACATAAAATCGGTATTGAAAGCTGCCTGACCTCCAATATTCAAACGAGTACAGTATCATCATTATCTGCACATCCGTTGAAAATGTTTTTAAATCACGGCGTATTAGCCTCAATCAATACAGATGACCCAGCGGTTGAAGGTATTGAGCTAGACCATGAATATAATATCGCCGCTCCGATGGCAGGATTAACGCAAGCTGAAATTGAACAGGCGCAAATCAATGGATTAACGATGTCTTTTCTCAGTGAGAGCGAAAAGCAGCAATTGCGACAAAAAGCTGCCCTTCGCTAA
- a CDS encoding YdgA family protein translates to MKKSLVAVGVIIAVGAAWTGASWYTGSKVEKELNKVISNTNAFFAANAPEAGLTFKVENFKRGVFSSQANIVISAAESAGPDETIVFNTDIDHGPFPLSQVAKFNLMPKLGAAHIELANNASTKELFEITKGKPFISGDAVIGYSKSIDSDLELLPIEYSKEDASISFSGSKMVFNTTSDLEKVDASLITDNLVIQKADKSEGMTLKGLKLISNVTKTQYGFYTGKQEFVIADTDFNIPEVKFSFKNLAINSDTVLEKETVKGNLAYSIDGLTALGQNLGSGKAVLSIDKLDAKALGQFVEQYNKALAEGLASGNPSAAGEQIAMDIVTKTLPQLLQSKPTFSISPAYWKNDAGQSSIDLSMTFNKWNQDELTSLALSNKVDEAVKSLLTSFDFNFTLNKPMAIELLAQAAILDQGKAVDAEIKKQYVEQATAEFEQAQMMLTSDMFSSPFEEMFMTDEERAEKAKQKKSPWMVEKGNDLTMTIKFAGNDITFNADKYTLADFLTKMKIMSSPESTLDYEEEIIVPEVEEAPAEGAEVAQPAN, encoded by the coding sequence ATGAAAAAGTCATTAGTTGCAGTTGGTGTTATTATTGCTGTGGGTGCTGCTTGGACAGGGGCGTCATGGTATACTGGCTCTAAAGTAGAAAAGGAATTAAACAAAGTTATCAGCAACACTAACGCATTTTTTGCTGCAAATGCGCCAGAAGCTGGACTCACATTTAAAGTTGAAAACTTTAAACGTGGCGTATTCTCATCTCAAGCAAATATCGTTATTTCAGCAGCTGAATCAGCAGGTCCTGATGAAACTATCGTTTTCAATACCGATATTGATCACGGCCCTTTCCCGCTATCACAAGTTGCTAAATTTAACCTAATGCCGAAATTAGGTGCAGCACATATTGAATTGGCAAATAACGCTTCTACAAAAGAATTATTTGAAATAACAAAAGGTAAACCTTTTATTTCAGGTGATGCTGTAATTGGTTATAGCAAAAGTATTGATTCAGATTTAGAACTGTTACCGATTGAATATTCGAAAGAAGATGCAAGTATCTCTTTCAGCGGTTCAAAAATGGTGTTCAATACGACATCTGACCTCGAAAAAGTGGATGCATCTCTAATCACTGATAATTTAGTGATTCAAAAAGCAGATAAATCTGAGGGAATGACCTTAAAAGGATTGAAATTAATCTCTAACGTAACGAAAACTCAATATGGCTTCTATACGGGTAAACAAGAGTTTGTTATCGCAGATACTGATTTTAATATCCCTGAAGTTAAATTTTCTTTCAAAAATTTAGCTATCAATTCAGATACTGTTCTTGAAAAAGAAACGGTCAAAGGGAATTTAGCTTATAGCATTGATGGACTGACAGCGCTAGGACAAAACTTAGGTTCAGGTAAAGCGGTTCTTTCAATCGATAAATTAGATGCAAAAGCATTAGGTCAATTTGTTGAGCAGTATAACAAAGCCTTAGCAGAAGGTCTGGCAAGTGGTAATCCATCCGCTGCTGGGGAACAAATTGCTATGGATATAGTCACAAAAACATTACCTCAACTGCTGCAAAGCAAACCAACCTTTTCGATTAGCCCTGCTTACTGGAAAAATGATGCTGGACAAAGCTCAATTGACTTAAGCATGACTTTCAACAAATGGAATCAAGACGAACTGACTTCATTAGCGTTGTCGAATAAGGTTGATGAAGCAGTTAAGAGCCTGTTGACCTCTTTTGACTTTAATTTCACGCTGAATAAACCTATGGCGATCGAGTTGCTTGCTCAAGCAGCTATTTTAGATCAAGGTAAAGCTGTCGATGCTGAAATCAAAAAACAGTATGTGGAACAAGCAACAGCTGAATTTGAACAAGCACAAATGATGCTGACTTCTGATATGTTCTCTTCTCCGTTTGAAGAAATGTTTATGACAGACGAAGAACGTGCTGAAAAAGCTAAGCAGAAAAAATCACCGTGGATGGTTGAAAAAGGTAATGACCTGACAATGACTATCAAATTTGCAGGTAATGATATTACTTTCAACGCGGATAAATACACTTTAGCTGACTTCTTAACTAAGATGAAGATCATGTCTAGCCCAGAAAGCACTCTGGATTATGAAGAAGAAATCATCGTTCCTGAAGTTGAAGAAGCGCCAGCTGAAGGTGCAGAAGTCGCACAACCAGCAAACTAA
- the manA gene encoding mannose-6-phosphate isomerase → MLKMINKVQNYDWGSKTALTQLYAIPNPEHLPMAELWMGAHPKASSYVVNAKTGQKLSLIDYIASNPEKILGKKVAASFSSRLPFLFKVLCAAKPLSVQVHPNKVYAEVGFAKENAAGIPLDSPIRNYKDDNHKPELIYALTPFKAMNAFRPLQEIAELLDFVSAAHPEIQFFVQSPTEEKLAKLFAQILSLSGEQKELALGVLKAALNSRQGEPWNTIKQMVSLYPEDTGLFVPLLLNVIELQPGEAMFLYARTPHAYIEGVGLEIMANSDNVLRAGLTNKHIDVPELIANVDFVPKTSKSLLSEPQKSGNICKYHIPVEDFAFNIYSINGTEINITNETASILFCIDGELVLRSGSEELKISSGESVFISAFEKEVRLTGIGELARVYNL, encoded by the coding sequence ATGCTAAAAATGATTAATAAAGTTCAAAATTATGACTGGGGAAGTAAAACTGCGCTCACACAGTTATACGCTATCCCTAACCCAGAACATTTGCCAATGGCCGAATTATGGATGGGGGCCCATCCTAAAGCGAGTTCTTATGTTGTTAACGCTAAAACCGGTCAAAAACTCTCATTAATTGATTACATTGCCAGTAATCCTGAGAAAATTCTAGGCAAAAAAGTAGCCGCGTCTTTTTCATCACGCTTGCCCTTTTTATTCAAAGTATTGTGTGCAGCAAAACCCCTTTCTGTACAGGTTCATCCGAATAAAGTTTACGCTGAGGTTGGTTTCGCTAAAGAAAATGCAGCGGGTATCCCTCTAGACTCACCTATCCGTAATTATAAAGATGATAATCATAAGCCTGAGCTAATTTATGCGCTCACCCCTTTTAAAGCGATGAATGCATTTCGCCCATTGCAAGAGATCGCCGAGTTACTTGATTTTGTTTCCGCGGCACACCCTGAAATTCAATTTTTTGTTCAATCACCGACGGAAGAAAAGCTGGCTAAATTATTTGCACAAATTCTCAGTCTTTCTGGGGAGCAGAAAGAATTAGCATTAGGTGTATTAAAAGCGGCACTTAATAGCCGCCAAGGTGAACCTTGGAATACGATAAAACAAATGGTTAGCCTTTATCCTGAAGATACTGGTTTATTTGTGCCACTTCTGCTTAATGTGATTGAGTTACAACCTGGCGAAGCGATGTTCTTATATGCAAGAACGCCACACGCATATATTGAAGGTGTAGGTTTAGAAATCATGGCAAATTCAGATAATGTCCTACGAGCTGGTTTGACCAATAAGCATATTGATGTGCCTGAATTGATAGCTAACGTTGATTTTGTTCCTAAAACAAGCAAAAGTTTACTTAGTGAACCCCAGAAATCAGGAAATATCTGTAAATACCATATACCAGTAGAAGATTTTGCATTTAATATATATTCTATTAACGGCACGGAGATAAACATAACTAATGAGACAGCTTCTATCTTATTTTGTATAGACGGTGAGTTAGTTTTGAGATCAGGCAGTGAAGAATTAAAAATCAGTTCTGGAGAATCTGTTTTTATTTCAGCCTTTGAAAAAGAAGTTCGCTTAACAGGTATAGGTGAACTTGCTCGCGTGTATAACCTTTGA
- the fumC gene encoding class II fumarate hydratase, whose translation MAATRIEKDSMGPIEVPADQLWGAQTQRSLEHFRISVEKMPVALIHALAVTKKAAASVNMDLGLLPKDRGDAIIAAADEVLAGKHPTEFPLAIWQTGSGTQSNMNMNEVLANRGSEILGGQRGNDRLIHPNDDVNKSQSSNDVFPTAMHVAAVVAIREHLLPELKALHKVLDAKAKEFKDIVKIGRTHLQDATPLTLGQEISGWVAMLAHNEKHIENSVPHVCELALGGTAVGTGLNTHPEYAVRVAKKIAELTGQPFVTSPNKFEALATCDALVHAHGALKGLASSLMKIANDVRWLASGPRCGIGEIAIPENEPGSSIMPGKVNPTQCEALTMLCAQVMGNDVAINIGGASGNFELNVFRPMVIDNFLQSIRLLADGMRSFNEHCAIGIEPNRERIEKLLHESLMLVTALNTHIGYDKAAEIAKKAHKEGLTLKESALKLNYLTAEQFDEWVRPEDMVGSMKN comes from the coding sequence ATGGCAGCCACTCGCATTGAAAAAGACTCAATGGGACCAATTGAAGTACCAGCTGACCAGTTGTGGGGCGCGCAAACCCAGCGTTCTTTAGAACATTTCCGTATATCTGTAGAGAAGATGCCAGTTGCTTTAATCCATGCCTTAGCGGTGACTAAAAAAGCAGCTGCAAGCGTTAACATGGATTTAGGATTACTTCCTAAAGATCGTGGCGATGCGATTATCGCTGCTGCTGACGAAGTACTCGCTGGTAAGCATCCGACAGAATTCCCTCTTGCTATCTGGCAAACAGGTTCTGGCACTCAAAGTAACATGAATATGAATGAAGTGCTTGCAAACCGTGGTAGTGAGATCTTAGGTGGCCAAAGAGGTAATGACCGTCTTATTCACCCGAACGATGATGTTAACAAGAGCCAAAGTTCCAATGACGTCTTCCCAACAGCTATGCACGTTGCGGCCGTTGTTGCTATTCGCGAACATTTACTTCCTGAGCTAAAAGCATTACATAAAGTATTAGATGCTAAGGCAAAAGAATTTAAAGATATCGTTAAAATTGGTCGTACACACCTACAAGATGCAACTCCGCTGACGTTAGGCCAAGAAATTTCTGGCTGGGTAGCGATGTTAGCTCACAATGAAAAACATATTGAAAACTCTGTACCTCATGTGTGCGAACTGGCTCTTGGTGGTACCGCTGTCGGTACGGGTTTAAATACTCACCCTGAATATGCTGTACGTGTCGCTAAAAAAATTGCTGAGTTAACAGGGCAACCATTTGTTACTTCACCTAACAAGTTTGAAGCATTAGCAACGTGTGATGCTTTAGTTCACGCTCATGGTGCACTAAAAGGTCTTGCTTCATCTTTGATGAAAATTGCGAATGATGTTCGTTGGTTGGCATCTGGTCCTCGTTGCGGTATTGGTGAGATTGCAATTCCTGAAAATGAGCCAGGTAGCTCAATTATGCCAGGTAAAGTTAACCCAACACAATGCGAAGCGCTAACGATGCTTTGTGCTCAAGTTATGGGTAACGATGTTGCTATCAATATTGGTGGTGCTTCAGGTAATTTTGAGCTGAACGTATTCCGTCCAATGGTCATTGATAATTTCTTACAATCAATTCGCCTCTTGGCCGATGGTATGCGTAGCTTCAATGAGCACTGTGCGATTGGTATTGAACCAAACCGTGAGCGCATTGAAAAACTTCTGCATGAATCACTGATGTTAGTGACTGCACTAAATACCCATATTGGCTACGATAAAGCAGCTGAAATTGCTAAAAAAGCCCATAAAGAAGGGTTAACGCTGAAAGAATCAGCTTTAAAACTGAATTATCTAACCGCTGAACAGTTCGACGAGTGGGTTCGTCCTGAAGATATGGTTGGCAGCATGAAAAACTAA
- the tus gene encoding DNA replication terminus site-binding protein → MTNAKYELINCFNQLENKISKFSHLMAEQPVFYASVFRLPEIMKGDENNEIKHIEVEKITGKDAINHAIAHFNLLFIHDKSELTSNKSAVRLPGAICINAPYSTYRMFHSLLEDINELKVKIKKIVTQQSGIDESQRFEFIHDSLHGLLTLNTYRSLTYLTDVDTVRFGWANKKVINKTTKEQVLNKLQASLENGRQPLGIPREHWLKQLEQEITLISQLNQDAVLKTQRPVKVQPIARVWDSAQQKQTQLACANPLIIFAVEKSLDDIVIGDLPDYNADNITLRNRPRSKPIELLIPRLNLYQEV, encoded by the coding sequence ATGACAAATGCTAAATATGAGCTTATAAATTGCTTTAATCAATTAGAGAACAAAATAAGTAAGTTTAGTCATCTCATGGCTGAACAGCCCGTTTTTTATGCCTCCGTATTTCGTCTCCCTGAAATTATGAAAGGTGATGAAAATAATGAAATAAAACATATTGAGGTTGAGAAAATAACAGGAAAAGATGCAATCAATCATGCTATAGCGCATTTTAATTTGTTGTTTATTCATGATAAATCAGAGTTAACCAGCAACAAATCGGCAGTTAGGTTACCCGGTGCTATTTGTATAAATGCGCCCTATTCTACTTATCGGATGTTTCATTCATTACTAGAAGATATCAATGAATTAAAAGTGAAAATAAAGAAGATTGTGACTCAGCAATCTGGCATCGATGAATCACAACGTTTTGAGTTTATTCATGATAGTCTCCATGGTCTATTGACGTTAAATACTTATCGCTCTTTAACTTATCTAACGGATGTCGATACCGTTAGATTTGGCTGGGCAAATAAAAAAGTCATCAATAAGACCACCAAAGAACAGGTATTAAATAAGTTGCAAGCCTCATTAGAAAATGGCCGTCAACCATTAGGTATACCTAGAGAACATTGGCTGAAGCAATTAGAGCAAGAAATTACTCTAATTAGTCAGCTAAATCAGGATGCCGTACTTAAAACTCAGAGACCGGTGAAAGTTCAGCCTATTGCTCGTGTTTGGGATAGCGCACAACAAAAACAGACTCAACTTGCCTGTGCCAATCCGTTAATCATATTTGCCGTCGAAAAATCATTAGATGATATTGTGATCGGTGATTTGCCGGATTATAACGCAGACAATATTACTCTTCGCAACCGCCCCCGATCAAAGCCCATAGAATTATTGATCCCTCGTCTCAACTTATATCAAGAAGTCTAG